Below is a window of Halolamina sp. CBA1230 DNA.
AAGTCGGGCCCGCGGGCGGGAAGATGCACACCGCGCGCTCGCGCAACGACGAGGTGGCGACCTGCATCCGCTACCGCTTCCGCGAGGACCTGCTCGACGCCGCCGAGGCGTCGCTGGAACTCCGTGGCGCGCTGCTCGACGCGGCTGCCGAGGAGACCGACACCGTCGTCCCCGGGTTCACCCACCGCCAGCACGCCCAGCCCACGACCGTGGGCCACCTGCTCGCGTCCTACGCAGGCGCGGTCGCCCGCGACACGGAGCGCCTGCTCGCGGCCTACGAGCGCACGAACCGCTCGCCGCTCGGATCCGCCGCGTTCGCAGGCACTACGTTCGACGTGGACCGCGAGCGCACCGCCGAACTGCTCGGCTTCCACGACCTGATCGAGAACGCCGCCGACGCGGTGACGGCACGCGACTTCCTGATCGAGGGCTGTTCGGCGTTCGCCGCGCTGTCGGCGACGCTTTCGGGGCTCGCGACCGACCTGATCGAGGGCGCGAAGGACGGCCACGTCGACCTCGACGACGCGTACGCCTCCACCTCCTCGATCATGCCCCAGAAGAAGAACCCCGACTCGCTGGAACTCGTCCGCGCGGTGTCCGGCGACGCCGTCGGCGACCTCACGGGGCTGCTGACGACGCTGAAGGGGCTCCCCCGCGCGTACAACCGCGACCTCCAGCGCGCCACCCCCCACGCGTGGGACGCGGTGGACATCGTGACCGAAGCGACGGAGGTCACCGCCGGCGCCGTCGCGACCGCCGAGTGGGACGCCGAGGCCTGTGCGGCCGACGCCGGCGCGGGGTTCTCGACGGCGACGGGCGTCGCGGACGCGCTCGCGGCGGCGGGCGTCCCGTTCCGCACCGCCCACGAACTCGTCGCTGATGCAGCCAGCGAGATCGACGACGCGTCGACAGTCGACGAGCAGGTCGACGCGCTCGCGGCGGCGGCCGAGGGTGTGCTCGACGACTCGCTCTCGGCGTACGTCGACGAGGCGACGCTCGCCGATCTGCTCTCCCCCTCCGGGAGCGTCGCGGCACGTGACTCCCGCGGCGGTCCCGCGGCGTCGGCGGTCGAAGACTCGCTGATCCGCCTGCGCGACACTCACGAGGACCACGCCGCGGCGGTCGACGCCAACCGCGAGACGCTCGCGAACGCGGAGAACCGCCTGAGTACGGTGGTGAACGAGTATGTCTGAGCACGCCAGCACGTCGACGCCAGTTCCGCGGCGACAGCCACGGCCACGGCGGCGACGGCTCCCACCACGGCCGGCGCCCCGTTGCCGGCCACCACGGGGGCCGCGACCACGGCCCGTCCGGGCCATCACTCACTCCGCGCCGCCGCGGGCGATTCCGGGTGGCACCGATTCGGGTGAATTCAGCGCGTAGATACTTCTCCAAGTATAATTTACGCAGATTAAATAGACGGATTAAAGTACTCCCGTCGCCTCCTTCGGAGTACGATGTCAGAAGCGAACTGCGTGACCTGCGGTGGTACTGTCGCACTGCCCAACGACGTGGAGGTCGGCGAGATCGTCGACTGCGGGAGCTGTGGCACCGAACTCGAAGTCGTGGGCGTCGACCCCGTCGAACTGGACGAGGCGCCCGACCTCGCCGAAGACTGGGGGGAGTGATGGACGTCGGTCTGCTCTACTCCCGCATCCGGCCGGACGAGAAGCTCCTGCTGACGGAGTTGCGCGAGCGGGGCCACGAGGTCCACAAGGTCGACGTGCGCAAGGCGACGTTCGGCCTCGACTCGCCGCCCGAACCGCTCGGGGAGTGTGACGTGGTGCTCGACCGCTGTATGGCGACTTCGCGCTCGCGCTACGCGAGCCGGTTCGTCGAGCACTACGACCTGCCGGTGGTCAACAGCCCCGAGACGGCGAAGGTGTGCTCGGACAAGGTCGAGACG
It encodes the following:
- the argH gene encoding argininosuccinate lyase; the protein is MTDQGDDLAGDGSAATSGETVIRRDRFAGGPARSFMSSLDADTRIFAADLAVDRAHVVMLAEQGIVGDGDAAAILDALDTVEDAGHDALPEGEDVHEAIESAVVNEVGPAGGKMHTARSRNDEVATCIRYRFREDLLDAAEASLELRGALLDAAAEETDTVVPGFTHRQHAQPTTVGHLLASYAGAVARDTERLLAAYERTNRSPLGSAAFAGTTFDVDRERTAELLGFHDLIENAADAVTARDFLIEGCSAFAALSATLSGLATDLIEGAKDGHVDLDDAYASTSSIMPQKKNPDSLELVRAVSGDAVGDLTGLLTTLKGLPRAYNRDLQRATPHAWDAVDIVTEATEVTAGAVATAEWDAEACAADAGAGFSTATGVADALAAAGVPFRTAHELVADAASEIDDASTVDEQVDALAAAAEGVLDDSLSAYVDEATLADLLSPSGSVAARDSRGGPAASAVEDSLIRLRDTHEDHAAAVDANRETLANAENRLSTVVNEYV
- the lysW gene encoding lysine biosynthesis protein LysW, which gives rise to MSEANCVTCGGTVALPNDVEVGEIVDCGSCGTELEVVGVDPVELDEAPDLAEDWGE